In the genome of Fusarium graminearum PH-1 chromosome 2, whole genome shotgun sequence, the window tcaggctcttgaggGAGTTGTGGCCCAGGTGCCTCGCGACACTGTtaacaagctcatcaacaacggTGTTAGCAAGTAAGACAGCCAAGAGCTGCTTGTTTAGATACAGCTGTATCAGTTTCCTAGATGTATGATTAACGTATGGAATAATATTATTCGCTTGACCTTTGATTCGCTGTCAGATTCGTGCAAAAAGTGATGTAGATATGTGAGATGTATCCCACTCAAAATGGGGAAGATGGTGTTTTTTGGACTCAGTCGGGTGCGAGCCACCAAGATTGATCAAAGTCACATTGGCTTCAATTGACACTATGCTGTTCATGGCTCAAATTTCCGTTCCTTCTTACTCTTTCCAGCCATCTCCAGCACCGAGGAACCAGTTCACACCCACCAGTTGCAGATCATACTTTTCGACAAACTTGGCAGTATCGAATGACCGTCTTTGCGTGAACTCTTCAcctccaacatcatccttTGTCAGATCAAGGTTGGAAGGTTGACGGTACAGGAGGAGTAAGTATCTGTGAGGCTTTGAACTGGTGAATTGTTAGCACAGGAACTAATGTGACTGACATCCTGACTCACTCATCCTTGGGGCCGGGTCCCAGATATTCTGTCAACGCAGGTTGAATTTGTGCAACGGCATCGGCGCTTCCCAAGGGCCTCAAACCGGGAAGAACCCAGTGTCGCCAAAAGGCAAACTTGGGGTCATCGGGTGTCGGCGCATCAGgatcaacgagaagaagcatgtaTGTAGCATCACCCGGCGCATCAGCCTATAAGCCAAAGTAAGCGGATATCCTCATCTCATAACCGACACACATACCTCTTGATCAAACAAGATACTGGGTGAGCGCTTGCACTCGGTCGCACGAAATAAGTTCCCCAACTCAACATCCTTGCCGTCAAACGAGACGCGCAGGTTGACGCTGGGCTTGAAACCCTCGGGAATTAGACTAGCTGCCGCACCGGGAACTAGCTTCGCCTCAGCCAGAGAACTCAATAGTGTGTTTGACATTCTGAAGGATGTATCGGATTTCCTGATATggagtttgtgtttgttcAAGCTCTGAGTGTGAGGTTGGGTCAATGACGGTATTTGAGAGAGGTTACCCCACGTTGGGGGCTTGCATCAGAATGACATCTGACTGGTGGAAGAACACGCATGGAGCGTTGTTGGACGATGCGATGCCCCCAACATTGTCAAAGGGCAAGTGGGACAAGCTCGGAGATAATATCGAGTCAATAAAGTCGCTTGTAAGGCTGTTTACATTTGTGCCTGACTTGCGCAAGGCATCAGCAAGGCGAACCAGAGCGACGCGGCACGCGCCGAGGAAGGTCCACTATTTAAGCTTATCAAGTGGGAGGCCGATAGCGATCAGCAGCTATAGGGTAAATGCAGGCGCGTTGAACCTCAAGAAATTTGAAATCAGAAGGGCACATTACAGCATCTCATAGCAAAATTAAAACATCTATGATATTTATTTTCGTACCGATCATCTTCATAAAGTAGGTTTTCAATGGGAAAAATACATAGTTGCGCTGCACGTTGCAAATGACGGATTTAGATGATATTGGtctcttcaactcaagaTGTCTAAGTTCCCACTAGAAATTAAAGCAAACTTCCGGTTCAGCGAGGAAGCCCCACTATGACTACAATGATTGGTCATAACAGCTTTCTAGATAAGATAAGAGCTCGACATGACATCATGGTCACGTGGATCGTGGGATATCGTGCCTTCCCATCGCGTTACAGTTCATTGCCTGAGGTCGGAAGCGACGCAATGAGCATCGCTTGCCGAAGACAGGCTCCTTTGCCAACTCGATGACTGTTCGTGGACATGGAAATTCCTGCGCCAGGTTGAGGCCCAACGCTCATCCTGTGACAATACGAGAAGCGTGATGGGACTCTGTTGCTGCAGTCTGTTCCGCCTGGCTCGCGCAGTGTTGCTTGTGTGAACGCGATCTGGCTATTGACCTCTCCCAGACAGTTTCGGCCATTCGATCCCATTCGCGAACAGCCTTTGCTCAAGCCAATTTTACCTCATCGTTCACCTCGAAGTCAAAAAGTGCTCACGAAACGCGATCGCTACCTGTTTTCCTGCCAAGTTCTGCCAACCACCGATGCCACACAAACCCTCCTGCCGAGAGTCATCCTATGTCGGCTCATGGCGCGCAACAATAGCCATGAACACGCGCGACGATGGCTCCCGAATATCCCGCCCGTAAACTTCTTGATCGAGAAGTAACAAGACTCCAGCATTATCCGCCGAGAACTACTCCGATCCCCATGAGAGCCGAACGCTCGGTAATCGCATCCCTCCTCTCGCGCTTCATGTTCTGACGCACATCCGGCGGTGTCTTCAAAAGCCGAATTTCTCCATCGCGCATATCCCGAACAATGACCCCGTGAAATGTCAAAGTCCGTGAATGTGACCGCACTCCATTCGCTCCGATGCCCACGACGATGAGCCGATTTCTGGCTGTAGTTCGTATGATGCTCGTCCTTCGACCGATCGATTGAATACACACATTTGCCATGCATGGAGACTCGCTGCACGGCGGTGCAGCGAAATCCGAGTCCAAGCCCGTCGGTGTTGAGCTCTGAGCTGCAGCGGGAAGCCATCGGACTCCGCAGCTAGGAAAAGGCCGATGTGCAGTTACCGCACCACGGAGTTCCGCGCAAATGTGATAAGTCCATTTCGGCTTTGTTTGACTGCCAATTGTATGCCGTGCCGCCTTCTTGCTGTTCATCGGTGATGGTATATGCCACTTCGGTCGCAAAATGAGACAAGGGGATTTTGTTATCCTGCTACGGAACACCGACGGCCTGAGGTGGAGTCCGGAATCCGAGCAGTCAGGTCTGTGTCGTCTGTCAAAGCATCCGTTTCTTTGATCAACGGACGCCGGTGCTCGCTCAAGGGCCGAAGTCCATCGGTGTCCGGAATACCGTCATGTCCGTCAACGGCTTCCTTCCAACTGCGTCGGTGAATGGTGCGATGGTGTAGGAAGAGCCCCTTTAATAGCGTATAAAGCATGCCATGTCCTATAATTTCGTATCGtgaatcttgacaagatcattTGGATGCATATGTTCTCGTCTGCTCTCCCGCGAGTATCCTGACAGCTGAACTATTCCCGACTGCTTTGCCTCAGCTGCCGCACTAAGACTTTATGCATGCCATAGCTGGCTCATCCGTGGCAATGTGCTTAGGCCTTTGTGGCGTATTCTCTCAAGCGAAGACTTGCGCTGTCGCTGTCACCACGCCCTCTACAGTTTGGCGATTGACACCCATTAATGGAAGCGATTGATCACACTTTTAGATGGCAAAGTGTACATCATTCCATACGTTgatcgaagaagagaagatacTCAAAATTGGTTCGACTGTGGAATACGATGTTCCAGTATTACCgaaaggtgaagatggctgACTCCCAGGTGGTGGGCCCCTTCATACGGCATTAACCCAAATAAGTTGCTGATCAAATGGATGGTAGCTAGGTTTGATTCCTTACGGAGTCGGATCAACGATGCTATCGTCCACCTTCATTTTGTTTTTGCTGCCAGAGTCGTCGGTTCAATTCCCGGTTGCTTCTATTTATTTATGGAACCTTTTCCATATGCCTCGGCTTCCTATCTTCAATGTGATGAACTGAGAAACGAGGCGTCCggaagagaatgaggctGTCTCAGACGCAGGTACTACGTCAAGAGTCTGGTAATTCTGTCAGTCAAGGTGAAGCTATTGAAATGATTCCATGCGCTGCAGATTGATTCCAAATGTAAGCGGGGCCGATGATTGGCTTATCGCGGCTTGTGGGTGTGGTGGGATAATTCAGTCGGAAAAGCGTCAGGTTTTTTTTATCCATCGCTGGAAAGGTCTGAGATGGATAACCATTGTTGTCTGAATAGATGAAAAACGATGACTAGAGTTGCAGAAACCGTGATGATATTGCACAGAGCAGCAGATTGATATGAACCTGCCTTCCAATCGCATTGTTCTCATTCTTTTTACTCAGtatggaaaaagaagacagccCCTCTACAGAATTGACCCCGCTCTTTAGCCTACCATCCGTCTCGGGGACAAATCCTACCCTTGGTCGTGGATCAGTCTATCACTAAAGGGGTTGTTACGACGCAGACAATTGGGTTgcttggttgatgttgtgttttgtttctgcGGGGCTGCACCGGTACTAAACCGATCACGAGATGGTTGACAGCCAAAGGTTATTCACATGTGGCGAGCATTCATTGCTGTCAGTAGGTGATGAGTCGAGATGTATCATGCATTTTGGCATTATTTCTAGAGACTTCTCTGATGCATagacgagaaagagagtCATGATCATCTGAGGTACTCCCCTCAAACCAGTTCCGATGCAATCCGTACTCATCATGACCCTTTGTTACACTGGCTGCTGTATCGGTATAGCTTCCCCGCACTTGCCTACAGTGCGTCATGTAGCTCTTGTTGACGAAACCGGCATAAGTTTCCGAGAGAACTGTTTGACAAGACGAGATACCGAGCGTGTTCCGGGCCTCGTCCATTGctcgtctcctcttcttgctGTCGCCACTCCACTCACAAGCCTTCCTTTGCTAATCCGACTCTTGTTATAAAAGAGGTCCCAATCTCCACCCCCGCATCTTTTTCTCTATGCCTCGGTTTCTCCTCcccaagtcttcttctcgtatTTTGTTATTGTCAATAGCGAGGAGGACCTGGACTTTGAACAAAACACTACACACACCCAgattcttgtcaacaacaccacacaaCATGTCTGAGAGCAAGTGCCCCGTCGCGCACAAGATCCCCAACGTCGCTGGACACGGCGTCACTCACCAGAAGTGGTGGCCCGAGTCgctcaagaccaacattCTGCGCCAGCACAGCAACGTCACCAACCCTTACGGCGAGAACTTTAGCTATGCTGAGGCTTTCAAGTCGCTCGACTACAATGCCCTCAAGGAGGACCTGCGCAAGTTGATGACCGATTCGCAGGACTGGTGGCCTGCTGACTTTGGCCACTACGGTGGTCTCATGGTGCGATTGTCATGGCACAGCGTTGGAACATACCGTGTCTTTGAcggtcgtggtggtggcCGACAGGCAAGTACTCAACATCGCCTCAATTGCATTCATCTCTAACCATTTCCACAGGGTCAACAGCGATTCGCCCCCCTCAACTCGTGGCCCGACAACGTCTCCCTCGACAAGGCTCGCCGCCTTCTCTGGCCCGTCAAGCAAAAGTACGGAAACAAGATCTCATGGGCCGACCTCATCGTCCTCGCTGGCAACGTCGCCCTCGAGGACATGGGcttcaagacccttggctTCGCCGGTGGCCGAGAGGATACCTGGGAGGCCGACGAGGCCACCTACTACGGTGGTGAGGATACCTGGCTCGGAAACGACGTCCGTTACTCCAACGGGAACAAGGGAACCACTAAGCCTGGGGCCACCGACTCGGACCAGACCGAGCACAAGGATATCCACAACCGAGATCTCGAGAAGCCTTTGGCTGCTGCCCACCACGGTCTCATCTATGTTAACCCTGGTATGTTTCTTTCCCTTACCGATTGACCTGATCATCGCTGACAATAAGCAGAGGGCCCTGATGGCAACCCCGACCCCGTCGCCGCCGCCCATGACATCCGCGAGACCTTCGGCCGCATGGCCATGAACGACGAAGAGACCGTTGCCCTGATCGCTGGTGGCCACACCGTCGGCAAGACCCACGGAGCTGGCTCAACCGACCACGTCGGCCCCGAGCCCGAGGCCGCCGACCTTGCCCAGCAGGGTCTCGGCTGGTCCAACAGCTACAAGAGTGGCAAGGGCCCCGACACAACCACCTCTGGTATCGAAGTCACATGGACAAGCACTCCCGTCAAGTGGAGCCACGACTACCTCAAGTACCTCTTCCAGTTCGAGTGGGAGCTCACAAAGAGCCCTGCTGGCGCCCACCAGTGGGTTGCCAAGGATGCCGAGGCTACCGTCCCCCATGCCTACGACTCCAGCAAGAAGCAGCGACCTAGCATGTTGACCACCGACTTGTCGCTTCGCTTCGACCCCGCGTACGAGAAGATCTCTCGTCGCTTCCTCGAGAACCCCCAAGAGTTCAAcgatgcctttgccaaggctTGGTTCAAGCTCACCCACCGTGACATGGGTCCCCGCGACCGCTACCTCGGCCCCGAGGTCCCCAAGGAGATCTTCAGCTGGCAGGACCCCGTCCCTGAGCGCGACTACAAGGTCGTCGATGACGGTGACATCTCCgccatcaagaacgagaTCCTCAAGTCTGGCATTGACGTCTCCAAGCTCGTCTCTACTGCTTGGGCTTCTGCTTCTACTTTCCGAGGCAGTGATCTCCGTGGTGGTGCCAACGGTGCCCGTCTCCGTCTCGAGCCCCAGAAGAACTGGGAGGTCAACAACCCCTCTCAGCTGGGCCAGGTTCTCAAcggtcttgagaagatccagaagaactTCAACGACTCTCAGTCCAACGGCAAGGCCATCTCTCTTGCTGACGTGATCGTCCTTGCTGGTTCTGCTGCCGTCGAGAAGGCCGCCAAGGATGCCGGTGTTAACGTCACCGTGCCCTTCACTCCTGGCCGTACCGATGCCACCCAGGACCAGACCGACGTCCAGTCTGTCGCTCACCTCGAGCCCGCCGCCGACGGTTTCCGAAATTACGGCGCTTCCACAGACCGTGTCAAGCTCGAGCACATGCTCATCGACCGCGCCCAGCTTCTCACTCTCAGCGTCCCCGAGATCACCGCTCTGGTCGGTGGTCTTCGTGCGCTCAACGCCAACTGGGACGGATCATCCCACGGTATCCTCACCAAGCGCCCTGGTGTTCTGTCCAACGACTTCTTCGTCAACCTCCTCGACATCAGCACCGAGTGGAAGCCCGTCGGCAACGGCGACCTGTTCGAGGGTATTGACCGCAAGAGCGGCAACAAGAAGTGGACTGGTACCCGTGTCGATCTCGTCTTTGGATCACACGCTGAGCTCCGCGCGACAGCTGAGACATATGCTGAAGCTGGCGGTAGCGAGAAGCTGGTTCGCGACTTTGTCGCTGCCTGGACCAAGGTGATGAACCTTGACCGATTTGATGTTAAGAATGGTAAAGCGCCTAATGTCTCTCCTCGACTGTAATTTTATGAATAGCAATGTAGCAAAAATACCTTTGAGAATGAAATGATTACGAATCTGACTTGACTTATTGGCCCTTTACCTATTGTGATGTGTCTCAAGTCCATCAATTGACAGCGCTTGATGCTCCGGCTATCGGCATCTTGCAACTTGCCTTCAGCTCTTGTAATCCCAGTACTTGATAATATCGCCGACAACCTATCAATTACGATAGGCTACTGAAagctgtacagagtagtaGTATTATCTTGCGTGAGCTGACCCGGCCGAATCGGTTCTACTGCGCCGGAAGACGAACCGTCCAGTTCCGATCATGTGAGGGAACCGTTCCAAGGCGAGTAACAACGGAAATTGTCACAGAGCTCGTGTAGACCTGCTGATGTGTCGTGATCAAGGTGAGCGTCAACCTGCATCAAGTCCTGCTTTTCATGGCAATAGTTGTAATGCAGCTAGGCAAAGTTGGATGGACGGGAGAGACTACTCTTGAGTTCTGGTCTCTATCTAATAAACAGTACCATGGGCCTAACGTACAGCTTCACCGGTCGACAGTCTTGTCCACGAGACCGCAAACTAGTACAGAAACAGTAGGTAAGCAAACAAAAAGCTCTGGAACGGATAATTTGGGACGCACTGACAGAGTCAAAGCGCTCAGGAGGAAGTGGTTGTGGTTCATGTCTAATCTTATGATGAGGTCACATATACTTACTTACTGGACATAATTGGTAGACGCAGAGATCGCAAGCCTCACTTTAAGGTGTGCGGGCCGCTCTCAAGCTGTTCCCATAAGAGCCAGTAAGTCAAGAGGGCTGACATAGACTGGATACTGTCTTGTGATTCTCAATGATAAAGTGATTTTTGCAATGGATGGACATAGGTTGGAGCGTGCCCTTCGGATAGAACTTGCCGTCGATATTAATATCGATGCAGTTGGTCAGCCTGGGTATCCGGGTTGTCAGCAGTTCGAATGGCATGACGAGTCAACGGAACGCTCGGGCATCATATAACAACTGTAACAACGTTAATCATCCCTGAACCAGGCAAAGCCAATCCTGAGACGGGACGGGACACCAGCAGATCACCCGTGACAAAAACCCGCCGCAGTTTAAGAATGAGAGAAAGCATGGTATGTGAGTGCTAATCAAGACTCAGAAAACGGTAGATCAAGATATGTAGCCACGTTGACAGTGTTTACCTTCTACTCTTTCAATACCCACCCGAAGCAGGATGAACATGAATTAGGTCAGTATAATGAACAAGAGAGGCCATAAGATATCGAAAGTTGACGTATATGACTTCTACATGGGTGTTAGCGAACCCCTCCAAGGTGATGGTGTCTTTGACAGCCTTGTAGAGAGTGACGAGATCTTGCAGACAACCTTGCGACCTTGCAAACTATAATAGATAGAATGAATGTTTTAGCataagaaacgaaacatTTGTATATGAGATTCATTTAGCTTCGGGAAACACAGCATCGATCCGATAGGCTCGACCTTCTGATACAGAGAACGCTACGGCGAACGAGCTTGAGCCTTGTAAGGCTGTCAGGATTTAAATTGGATTTATTAATGATTGTACAATGAAGCTTTATAGGATACGCTTGCATTTGATGAGTGGTTGTATAAGTGAAAGACACACTCTCGGATATAGGTAGTCTTCACGATGATACTCGCATTTGCATACATACTGACCTGGTATAGAAATCACGTTAAATAATTCGATAAATAAACTTGATTATACTGCCATCCTAATTCCCATTATTCATGCGACATTATAGATAATGACGCTATTTATGAGCAAGTCGGTATCGCATTCTTAACCGGAGGTATTACAAAGAGGTCCAGAAGCCGGTCCAATGGATGTTAAAGTTAGCGCGCGTAGAATTAGCTTGATAGGTAGTGATGCCATCGTGCTCTAGTGGCAGGTCTTTGCGTTTTCTTAAATTTCCTAGCGACACGTTCTGCTTAAAAGGTCTAGAGGCCTTGCACAGACTCAATCGCTGATCCTGTAGGGGTTAACTGACTCAAGCAATGGCCTGATTGATATCTCGTTTAACGATAGCATCGCACGTTTGCATGGATCGTCATTGTAAGTTAGTCTCTA includes:
- a CDS encoding peroxidase/catalase 2; translation: MPRFLLPKSSSRILLLSIARRTWTLNKTLHTPRFLSTTPHNMSESKCPVAHKIPNVAGHGVTHQKWWPESLKTNILRQHSNVTNPYGENFSYAEAFKSLDYNALKEDLRKLMTDSQDWWPADFGHYGGLMVRLSWHSVGTYRVFDGRGGGRQGQQRFAPLNSWPDNVSLDKARRLLWPVKQKYGNKISWADLIVLAGNVALEDMGFKTLGFAGGREDTWEADEATYYGGEDTWLGNDVRYSNGNKGTTKPGATDSDQTEHKDIHNRDLEKPLAAAHHGLIYVNPEGPDGNPDPVAAAHDIRETFGRMAMNDEETVALIAGGHTVGKTHGAGSTDHVGPEPEAADLAQQGLGWSNSYKSGKGPDTTTSGIEVTWTSTPVKWSHDYLKYLFQFEWELTKSPAGAHQWVAKDAEATVPHAYDSSKKQRPSMLTTDLSLRFDPAYEKISRRFLENPQEFNDAFAKAWFKLTHRDMGPRDRYLGPEVPKEIFSWQDPVPERDYKVVDDGDISAIKNEILKSGIDVSKLVSTAWASASTFRGSDLRGGANGARLRLEPQKNWEVNNPSQLGQVLNGLEKIQKNFNDSQSNGKAISLADVIVLAGSAAVEKAAKDAGVNVTVPFTPGRTDATQDQTDVQSVAHLEPAADGFRNYGASTDRVKLEHMLIDRAQLLTLSVPEITALVGGLRALNANWDGSSHGILTKRPGVLSNDFFVNLLDISTEWKPVGNGDLFEGIDRKSGNKKWTGTRVDLVFGSHAELRATAETYAEAGGSEKLVRDFVAAWTKVMNLDRFDVKNGKAPNVSPRL